A DNA window from Acropora palmata chromosome 12, jaAcrPala1.3, whole genome shotgun sequence contains the following coding sequences:
- the LOC141861148 gene encoding microsomal glutathione S-transferase 1-like, whose translation MLTLTVDERLFYAFIFYGSILLLKTFFMALLISRQRLKNGVLPSPEDYGDKLQGKPFPTNEDVDRARRAHQNDLENIPIFLLIALLYTLLNLSPVRGIWCLRIFTAARFLHSIAYFNSVSKPRGLGFGIGSVCLAILGVSVMYSAVSTGVF comes from the exons ATGTTGACGCTCACGGTCGATGAACGTTTATTCTatgctttcattttctatGGAAGCATCTTGCTGCTGAAAACCTTTTTTATGGCCCTTCTCATATCAAGGCAACGTCTAAAGAATGGT GTACTGCCTAGTCCAGAGGATTATGGAGATAAACTACAAGGAAAACCTTTCCCTACAAATGAAGATGTTGACAGAGCTCGAAG AGCTCATCAAAACGATCTGGAAAATATCCCAATTTTTCTACTCATTGCCCTTTTGTACACACTGCTGAACCTTTCACCAGTGAGAGGAATTTGGTGCTTGCGTATTTTCACAGCGGCAAGATTCCTTCACAGCATTGCATACTTCAACAGTGTCAGCAAACCACGAGGCCTTGGTTTTGGAATTGGTTCAGTTTGCCTTGCTATTTTGGGAGTCAGTGTTATGTACTCAGCTGTTTCTACTGGAGTGTTTTag